Within Jatrophihabitans sp., the genomic segment CCGAGAAGACCTTGGACAGGTAGCCCCGGCCGCCGTCGGGCAGCAGCACCACGATCACGTCGTCAGGTCCCGCGCGCTCGGCGACCCGCAGTGCCGCCGCGGCCGCCATGCCGCACGAGCCGCCTACCAGCAGGCCCTCCTCGCGGGCCAGCCGGCGGGTGATCTCGAAGGACGTCGAGTCCGACACCGCGATGATCTCGTCGGGCACCGACGGGTCGTAGTTCGCCGGCCAGAAGTCCTCGCCGACCCCCTCGACGAGGTAGGGGCGCCCGGTGCCTCCGGAGTACACCGACCCCTCGGGGTCGGCGCCGATCACCCGCACCGGGCCCCCGGCACGATCGGCCGACATCTCCTTGAGGTAGCGTCCGGTGCCCGAGATGGTGCCGCCGGTGCCCACGCCGGCCACGAAGTGGGTGATCCGTCCCTCGGTCTGCTCCCAGATCTCCGGGCCGGTGCCCTTGTAGTGGGCGAGGGAGTTGTTCACGTTGGCGTACTGGTTCGGCTTCCAGGCGCCAGGCACCTCACGGGCCAGCCGGTCAGAGACCTGGTAGTAGGAGCGCGGGTCCTCCGGCGCCACCGCGGTCGGGCAGACCACCACCTCGGCGCCGTAGGCCTTGAGGAGGTTGATCTTCTCCGGGGCGACCTTGTCCGGCAGCACGAAGATGCAGGAGTAACCGCGCTGCTGGGCGACGATCGCCAGGCCGACCCCGGTGTTGCCCGACGTCGGTTCCACGATCGTGCCACCGGGCTTGAGCTCGCCGGCCCGCTCCGCGGCTTCGATCATCGGAAGCGCGATCCGGTCCTTGCTCGATCCGCCGGGGTTGAAGTACTCGACCTTGGCCAGCACCAGCGGCGCGGTGGCGGGATCGAGGTGCCGGGTGACGCTGCGGAGCTGGATCAGCGGGGTGTTGCCGATCAGGTCAATGAGTGAGGTGTAGTAGCGCATGGGGCAAAGGCTAACCTCGCCTCTACGATTCGCGACATCGAACGGGTCAATTCTGGAGGTAGCCGCATGAGCCGGGCTTCACGCGCGCGTCGGGTGGTGACCGCGGCCGCCTTCGGAACGGGCAGCCTCGGCGCGCTCAGCGCCGCGGCGGCCGGCGTCGTCTACGGCCAGACCAAGCTGGCCCGGCGCCGGATTCAGCCGGCCGAGACCGACCCGCCGCGGGCCGACGGGGTGTGGCTGGCGCCCGGCGCCCGGGCCGACGAGCCGCCGTTGAGGCTGGCGATGCTCGGCGACTCCTCGGCCGCCGGCTTCGGCGTGCACACCGACTCCGAGACCCCGGCCGCGCAGATCGCGATGGGGCTCTCGGCACTGGCCC encodes:
- a CDS encoding cystathionine beta-synthase; its protein translation is MRYYTSLIDLIGNTPLIQLRSVTRHLDPATAPLVLAKVEYFNPGGSSKDRIALPMIEAAERAGELKPGGTIVEPTSGNTGVGLAIVAQQRGYSCIFVLPDKVAPEKINLLKAYGAEVVVCPTAVAPEDPRSYYQVSDRLAREVPGAWKPNQYANVNNSLAHYKGTGPEIWEQTEGRITHFVAGVGTGGTISGTGRYLKEMSADRAGGPVRVIGADPEGSVYSGGTGRPYLVEGVGEDFWPANYDPSVPDEIIAVSDSTSFEITRRLAREEGLLVGGSCGMAAAAALRVAERAGPDDVIVVLLPDGGRGYLSKVFSDKWMSDYGFLDTSAETTVGEVLTAKSGQTPALVHGHPNETVREAIDILREYGVSQMPVVGAEPPVTAGEVVGSVSEKALLDALFAGEASLSDPLEKHMSAMLPIIGSGEPVRRAVEALGGADALLVHVDGKPAGVVTRQDLLGYLVSK